In Natranaerovirga hydrolytica, a single window of DNA contains:
- a CDS encoding response regulator transcription factor encodes MKKLLLVEDEKIMAKNIAFFLEREGYQVDIEYDGIEALQAYNKNTYDLILLDWTLPKKDGLEVCKDIRKTSQIPIIMITAKGDLFDKIIGLEIGADDYLVKPFDQRELLARIHAVLRRNEKANDNDAAKVEQWLEYDGIKLDREKLMIQFEDKHVSLTANEYKLMEILMKKPENVFSREFLYEAVWGGSLMYNERTVDMTISRLRKKLLEMTGKKYFEAIRGMGYRLGGQV; translated from the coding sequence ATGAAAAAATTATTATTAGTTGAAGATGAAAAAATAATGGCAAAAAATATTGCTTTTTTCTTAGAAAGAGAAGGTTATCAAGTTGATATAGAATACGATGGTATAGAAGCTTTACAAGCATATAATAAGAACACATATGATTTAATATTATTAGATTGGACACTACCTAAAAAAGATGGATTAGAAGTTTGTAAAGACATTCGCAAGACATCCCAGATCCCCATTATTATGATAACAGCTAAAGGAGATCTATTTGACAAAATTATTGGCTTAGAAATTGGTGCAGACGATTACCTTGTTAAACCATTTGACCAAAGAGAATTGTTAGCAAGAATTCATGCTGTATTAAGAAGAAATGAAAAAGCCAATGACAATGATGCAGCCAAAGTAGAACAATGGTTAGAGTATGACGGTATCAAACTAGACAGAGAAAAATTAATGATACAATTTGAAGACAAACACGTTTCATTAACTGCAAATGAGTACAAATTAATGGAAATACTAATGAAAAAACCTGAAAATGTATTTTCAAGAGAGTTCTTATACGAAGCAGTGTGGGGCGGTTCACTAATGTACAATGAACGGACAGTGGATATGACCATTAGTCGATTAAGAAAAAAGTTGTTAGAGATGACAGGTAAAAAATATTTTGAAGCCATAAGAGGAATGGGTTATCGTTTAGGAGGTCAGGTATGA
- a CDS encoding pectinesterase family protein, with the protein MKKIIVAKDGSGDYTKIQEAIDSTRDYKGKVEIHLKQGIYKEKLFIEQSNVEIIGENKTNTIITNDDYGKKEWSNNEKMGTFRSYTVFIGGDDFKAKNITFENSSGCGRIVGQAVAVYANGDRCVFEGCYFLGSQDTLFTGPLPLKEKIQGGFKGPGEHLERKPTRQLYKDCYIKGDIDFIFGSAQAVFYNCEIESVDRQMKENGYITAPSTPEGQEYGYVFIECKLTSTAQAETVYLGRPWRNHAKAAFINCWLGAHIHRLGWHDWDKEDARKTVAFVEYNNKGPGANDNARATWSKILTEDEANEYQIEKTLPVEMLR; encoded by the coding sequence ATGAAAAAAATAATTGTAGCAAAAGATGGCAGCGGAGATTATACAAAAATACAAGAGGCTATTGATTCAACTAGGGACTATAAAGGAAAAGTAGAAATACATCTTAAACAAGGTATTTATAAAGAGAAATTATTTATAGAACAGTCTAATGTTGAAATAATAGGAGAAAATAAAACAAATACCATCATAACAAACGATGATTATGGCAAAAAAGAATGGTCAAATAACGAAAAAATGGGCACATTTAGATCATACACTGTTTTTATTGGTGGTGATGACTTCAAAGCAAAGAATATTACATTTGAAAATTCATCAGGATGTGGACGCATCGTTGGTCAGGCAGTTGCAGTCTATGCCAATGGTGACCGATGTGTCTTTGAAGGGTGTTATTTCTTAGGCAGCCAAGATACATTATTTACAGGGCCTCTACCATTAAAAGAAAAAATACAAGGAGGATTTAAAGGTCCTGGAGAACATTTAGAAAGAAAACCCACTAGACAATTGTATAAGGACTGCTATATAAAAGGCGATATTGATTTTATATTTGGTTCAGCTCAAGCAGTGTTTTATAATTGTGAAATAGAATCAGTAGATAGACAGATGAAAGAAAATGGTTATATTACTGCACCGTCTACCCCAGAAGGTCAAGAGTATGGTTATGTTTTCATAGAATGTAAATTGACCAGCACAGCACAAGCAGAAACTGTTTATTTAGGAAGACCTTGGCGAAATCATGCCAAAGCAGCATTTATTAATTGTTGGTTGGGAGCCCACATACACAGATTGGGGTGGCATGATTGGGATAAAGAAGATGCCAGAAAAACAGTAGCCTTTGTTGAGTATAACAATAAAGGTCCAGGAGCAAATGATAATGCAAGAGCCACTTGGTCTAAAATTTTAACAGAAGATGAAGCCAACGAATACCAAATAGAAAAAACATTACCTGTAGAAATGTTAAGGTAA
- a CDS encoding formate/nitrite transporter family protein has translation MKKGYSGPKALTDYILKQSRNKANKSFMILLVQGILAGMYVSLGAIGYFKIAANTIDPGLGSFLGALVFPLGIIAILLMQAELFTSDSMVMIAVYDKKTKFVKTLRILSLVIFANMIGAMFIAFMTQASGIFNEQVMGMVMEKSIQKVNLPIDQLLISGIMCNILVSTGVCLSYSCKDEIAKIIVVWFAITVFVLTGTEHVVANMYYLFTAYFAGAQISLAQIFYNLSIVAVGNFIGGGIIVSGINYVLAYKNNEKPEPIQMVEPKVNIL, from the coding sequence ATGAAAAAGGGTTATTCGGGTCCAAAAGCACTAACAGATTATATCTTAAAGCAAAGCAGAAACAAAGCAAACAAATCTTTTATGATATTGTTGGTACAAGGTATACTTGCTGGGATGTATGTTTCTCTAGGTGCTATAGGATATTTTAAAATTGCAGCAAATACAATAGATCCAGGTTTAGGGTCTTTTTTAGGTGCGTTAGTATTCCCATTAGGTATCATAGCAATATTACTTATGCAAGCTGAGTTATTTACCAGTGATAGTATGGTAATGATTGCTGTTTATGATAAAAAGACAAAATTTGTTAAAACATTACGCATTTTATCATTGGTTATTTTTGCCAATATGATTGGTGCAATGTTCATTGCGTTTATGACTCAAGCGTCAGGAATCTTCAATGAACAAGTCATGGGAATGGTAATGGAAAAATCCATTCAAAAGGTCAATCTGCCCATAGATCAATTGCTAATCAGTGGTATTATGTGTAATATATTGGTTTCTACAGGTGTCTGTTTATCCTATAGTTGTAAAGACGAAATTGCAAAAATCATTGTGGTTTGGTTTGCCATTACTGTTTTTGTTTTAACAGGTACAGAGCATGTTGTTGCCAATATGTATTATTTATTTACAGCGTATTTTGCAGGTGCACAAATATCATTGGCGCAAATTTTTTATAACTTATCCATCGTAGCAGTAGGTAATTTTATAGGCGGAGGCATTATTGTCTCAGGTATTAATTATGTGTTAGCATATAAAAATAATGAAAAACCTGAACCAATACAAATGGTAGAACCTAAAGTAAATATATTATAA
- a CDS encoding dihydrofolate reductase, giving the protein MIISHIVAIAKNNVIGKDNDIPWRIPGEQLRFKELTMNNTVIMGRKTYESLGRKLKGRDIIVISKTLEENNNQYRVAHTINKALEMSKGKDEVFIAGGGQLYKDTLHLADKLYITVLDDEIEGTIFYPKIDESQYNVTFEKYVTEAVIPYTYYTYERLNFY; this is encoded by the coding sequence ATGATTATTTCTCATATCGTTGCAATAGCAAAAAATAATGTAATAGGTAAAGATAATGATATACCTTGGAGAATACCTGGGGAACAATTGAGATTCAAAGAACTTACAATGAATAATACCGTCATCATGGGAAGAAAAACTTATGAATCATTAGGAAGAAAATTAAAAGGAAGAGATATAATAGTCATCTCAAAAACATTGGAAGAAAATAATAATCAATACAGGGTGGCCCATACCATTAATAAAGCATTAGAAATGTCAAAAGGAAAAGACGAAGTATTTATTGCTGGTGGGGGTCAATTATATAAAGACACACTTCATTTAGCGGACAAATTATATATTACTGTTTTAGATGATGAAATAGAAGGAACGATCTTTTATCCTAAAATAGATGAGAGTCAATACAATGTAACTTTTGAAAAATACGTTACAGAAGCTGTTATACCCTATACCTATTATACATATGAAAGATTAAATTTTTATTGA
- a CDS encoding Gmad2 immunoglobulin-like domain-containing protein, which translates to MKKLMIILVIVISMFALSACEQGDLEDEIIEQSDGTENQDEDLDESNLSPNPSDEEEEVIEEVVLYFPDNDLMHTYRVKSQISIGAGESIEEEALKAWMEGPEHEKLMGLIGSSVIIEYVEDVDGIAHVSFSKEIQEVNLGSGGELMLIEQVSMIMSQFGYDRTQLLVEGEIGESLIGHIYTGEPYGANDPENYLWIDEIDSGEIALQNVAFRIYEPAPHTEVTDTIVVRGLARVYEATIQYEFEDGHNILDKGFTTASEGAPGWGEFEITIDIEGEVANNTGSIILYEESMKDGSRMNELIIPVEVAK; encoded by the coding sequence ATGAAAAAATTAATGATTATTTTAGTAATCGTTATAAGTATGTTTGCACTAAGTGCTTGCGAACAAGGGGATTTAGAAGATGAAATAATAGAGCAGTCAGATGGAACAGAGAATCAAGATGAGGATTTGGATGAATCTAATTTATCACCTAATCCAAGTGATGAAGAAGAGGAAGTAATAGAGGAAGTTGTTTTATACTTTCCAGATAATGATTTAATGCATACCTATCGTGTGAAATCTCAAATCAGTATAGGTGCGGGAGAAAGTATAGAAGAGGAAGCGCTCAAAGCTTGGATGGAAGGGCCAGAACACGAAAAATTAATGGGATTAATTGGCTCAAGTGTTATTATTGAATATGTAGAAGATGTGGACGGAATAGCCCATGTCAGCTTTTCAAAAGAAATTCAAGAAGTGAATTTAGGTTCTGGTGGAGAATTAATGTTGATTGAACAAGTGTCTATGATTATGAGCCAATTTGGATATGATAGAACACAGCTTTTAGTAGAAGGTGAAATTGGTGAATCATTAATTGGACATATCTATACAGGTGAACCTTATGGCGCTAATGACCCAGAAAATTATCTTTGGATTGATGAAATAGATTCTGGAGAAATTGCTTTACAAAATGTTGCATTTAGAATTTATGAACCGGCGCCTCATACAGAAGTAACAGATACTATTGTGGTTAGAGGATTAGCTAGAGTATATGAAGCTACCATACAATATGAATTTGAAGATGGTCATAATATTTTAGACAAAGGATTTACAACAGCCAGTGAAGGTGCACCTGGATGGGGAGAATTTGAAATAACTATAGATATAGAAGGTGAAGTAGCTAATAATACAGGAAGTATTATTTTATATGAAGAAAGTATGAAAGATGGATCAAGAATGAATGAATTAATTATTCCTGTAGAAGTTGCAAAATAA
- a CDS encoding sensor histidine kinase, whose protein sequence is MKIQYKLWMIFSSLFIMVCIFTYMVISNLYENNLQTSYEQISMAQGHGVIEQVKNTYPYADNRSIPYLRAYGEEIDGRLIILDDNKDVFADGFAELSKGTNLNLRVLTLESGAYFYETEDFGYIQYTIIPFRQYEINGYLLMIQDAEYLNVEIQAFQNWMVRILLVAISIFFMIAYFISNWFTKPIRQIIIQLNNITPNKRSFYLKYRSKDEIGALIHALENMVNELNLYGERQRRFLSTSSHELKTPLSTIQLITENLPYLREDQERHQEYIQDLSFEIEKMKQMVEQLLELNQILDVKLEKTSINTMDLKDYITQSFQYIAEDKHIQLNFKIEPIKLLVDEKLFLRCIDNLISNAIRYSPTNSQITIGMKQFKNQCQISIFDEGIGISKKDLPHIFEAFYRANDATAWNQEGSGLGLYIVKEIVERHGGTIKVESEEKKGTCIYIYLKNVK, encoded by the coding sequence ATGAAAATACAATATAAATTGTGGATGATTTTTTCCAGTTTATTTATAATGGTTTGTATTTTTACCTATATGGTTATTTCTAATCTATATGAAAATAATCTTCAAACAAGTTATGAGCAAATTTCAATGGCTCAAGGTCATGGCGTTATAGAGCAAGTAAAAAATACATATCCATACGCAGACAACAGAAGTATTCCCTATTTAAGAGCTTATGGTGAAGAAATAGATGGAAGACTTATTATCTTAGACGATAACAAGGATGTGTTTGCAGATGGATTTGCAGAACTAAGCAAAGGAACCAATCTTAATCTAAGGGTATTAACCTTAGAATCAGGAGCCTATTTTTATGAAACAGAAGACTTTGGCTATATACAATATACCATCATACCCTTTAGGCAGTATGAGATCAATGGATACCTATTAATGATTCAAGATGCAGAGTATTTGAATGTAGAAATACAAGCTTTTCAAAATTGGATGGTACGAATATTATTGGTAGCCATTTCTATCTTCTTTATGATTGCGTATTTTATCTCTAATTGGTTTACTAAGCCTATACGACAAATTATCATTCAGTTAAATAACATTACACCCAATAAAAGGTCTTTCTATTTAAAGTATAGATCAAAAGATGAAATAGGTGCATTAATTCATGCATTAGAAAATATGGTAAACGAATTGAACTTATACGGTGAAAGACAAAGAAGGTTTTTAAGCACTTCTTCTCATGAATTAAAAACACCCTTAAGTACCATTCAATTAATAACCGAAAATTTACCATATCTCCGAGAAGATCAAGAAAGACATCAAGAATATATACAAGATTTATCTTTTGAAATAGAAAAAATGAAACAAATGGTGGAACAATTATTAGAACTGAATCAAATATTAGATGTGAAATTGGAAAAAACCTCTATTAATACAATGGATTTAAAAGATTATATTACTCAGTCTTTTCAATATATTGCAGAGGATAAACATATACAATTAAATTTTAAAATAGAACCTATAAAGCTTTTGGTAGATGAAAAGTTATTTTTAAGGTGTATAGATAACTTGATTTCTAATGCCATTCGTTACTCGCCTACCAATAGTCAGATTACAATTGGTATGAAGCAGTTTAAAAATCAATGTCAAATCAGTATTTTTGATGAGGGGATAGGTATTTCAAAAAAAGATTTGCCCCATATTTTTGAGGCGTTTTATAGAGCCAATGATGCTACTGCGTGGAATCAAGAAGGTAGTGGATTGGGATTATACATTGTCAAGGAAATTGTAGAACGACATGGTGGGACCATAAAAGTAGAATCAGAAGAAAAGAAAGGAACATGCATTTACATCTATTTGAAAAATGTTAAGTAA